The genomic segment AAATTGATTATTGTTAAGATAAACTATTTGGCTTTGAcgtttaattatttaaaaaatatatattttaaaccTTTTCCATTAACCAGGCTCATTtgttacttttaaaaatgggGCCCTTCATTgagcaaaaaaagtttgcccaccccctGTTCTAAATCACTGACCCTCCTTAGCGGAGGTCTGCGCTTGTTGACTGTGTGCTGTCAAGTGACTCATAATAGTCTCAAGACAAACATTTGCCCAAAATGTGTCACGGACCTGTGACAGAATGGCTTGTGTGTTTATAACAGGAGCCTATTGGAGCCCATTCCCATTtacaggtttgtgcagcactGTACTGGACCTCATCGAAGTCAATAGAAGAAGTTTGAGATGAAGAAATTTGCCTTTCTGCTCCTTTGCCTCCTGGATGTTGCGGTGCGCCTGAGTAACGCGCAGCATCGTCATCCTTCGCGTGCACGACTCAACCCGTGGAAGCACAGGTTCGAGTGGGAGAACAACGGCAGGGTCTACAGCTTGCTGAGCACGGGGACACAGTACCGGGCGCCTGCGCAATCCAGGGGCCGAACCCAGGTCCTGTTGACCACCATGAACCGAGGTCAACTCCCGCCTCCGTCGAGAAGAACATCCGGAGATCTGGGTCAGGTGAACGCTGCCGATGCAGATCAGAATTTAATCCCAAGGGACCAAGCGTGGTCACCCGGCAGCACAGTGGCCTTTACCAATCAGGAGTTCTCCGGTGGAGGACCAAGCTCCTCTTCCGGTGCAACCACGCAGCCGTCTTTGGATCTTACGCACAGACCTCAACCCTCAAACCCGACACCTCGCCCACCAATGACCAATAATCATGAAAGAGCTCAAAACACACAGCAGAGAGCAGAACCAGAAGCCACTGAAGCACCGGTGATACTGTCCAGAAACGTGGTCGAGGTACATTACACTCAACAGAGGACTGATCCGATCCGCACCAACACGACGGAGCCAAGGCGGGATCCAAACGGCAGCCAGCATAGGAACTCCGTTTTCTACAACGTTTACCCTCCGGACCAAAGGAACAGGGTCCCTGCACGACCGCTTCAACCAGGACCGGGCCACAGTACCAACTTCTTCCATAACGGTACGACGTACACTATAAAGTCTTTTGAGCACAATAATTCATGGGACAATTTATTCTTCAGTGAATGAACATGCATGTTTCTGAATGTCAGAAGAAGCAGAAGTACCCGGAGAACATGCAGGAAAGAATTAATAAAGATCGATATCAAATCACCACAAATAAATTCCTACGGGCTCTTTGGACATTAACAGACTTGATTAATTAAGTAGAGATTCTAGTGTACTTCACATGagtattgtatttttcttccacaGGTCTCCCAGACTTGATTCCTGACCCGTACTACATCCAAGCTGCGTCATACATCCAGCGAGTGCAGATGTTTGCACTCCACTGTGCCGCTGAGGAGAACTGCCTATCCAGGTAcactatatttatattatatattataatttgtCAGATGAGAGGACCACTATGCAAATCACACATTACATTATCCAAAGAACATAGCAGTTAtataaagtctacacacccctgttcaaataccatatttctttgttaaaaaaaaaacgaggccaaaataaataatttcaaaaagaCTGCAAGCATTAATATGACCTATAACTTCAGCAATGaatctttgaaaatattttaagaataaaaaattgtGAGCGTGTTgttgcataagtgtgcacacccactTAACTGGGATGTGGCTGTTTTCCAAATTCACCAATCACATTCCAAATAAAAGGCAGCCTAAAAGATTTGTGCTAACCCTGACTGCTATTTGGAACAGTTCATAAGTCCCTCCACCAAGATCTCAGGTCCAtctgggagaagaaaaaaaaaacagccacagACTAGATGCTGCTTCCACAACACTTTTGGTGTTGACCATTTCTGTGTTTGCACCAAAACACAACTTTTGGGATTATGGTTAAAAAGTCCAACTTTGGTTTCATTGAGCCATAACAAAATCCTCAaacacatgtaaaaaaaatatgttatgTTCTGATGAAACCAAGGATGAACCGCATCACAGTCAGTGATGTGAGCACTTCTGGCACTTTACCACCTTGCATCATTTCATCCAACTTAATGCTGCTGATGCGTATGAAAGGGAGGAAACATGGTCTCCCCTTTGAGTTGCGCAACATTAGGATGTGTGCTGGCCTGTTGCCCACTTGGCGGCTGAGTGGCACACCAGCTGGCACACGTCAAACATTTCCTTGCCAAGTAAAACAAAGGAGATGAATGCAGCACGCAAAACCGCCAAAGCATAAAATATTATGCATTGCATCATATTTGAAATGAAGTCGTATTTACTGACATTTTACGACATACAGGTCTGCGTACCATCCGAGTGTGAGAGACCTAGATTACAGGGTTCTTCTCAGATTCCCCCAGCGTGTGAAGAACCAAGGAACAGTGGACTTCCTCCCAAAGAAACCCAGACACCAGTGGGAATGGCACAGCTGTCATCGGTAACTTCACTGCTCATTTAATTCATTCCCATATTGTGCTGTGTATGTTTATTCTGTCTTCCTGTTGCAGGCACTACCATAGCATGGAGGCCTTTAGTAACTATGACCTGCTGGATACCTCCAATGGACGCAAAGTGGCCGAGGGCCACAAAGCTAGTTTCTGCTTGGAGGACACGTCATGTGAACGTGGTGTGCGGAGACGATTTGCCTGCACGGCTCACACACAGGTCCGCATGAAAAGGAATTAGAAGCATGTCATAATCAATCATGGATGAAACTAATCTGTATTTCTTTTAACTAACATCAGGGGCTTAGTCCTGGTTGCTATGACACCTATCACGCCAACATCGACTGCCAATGGATTGATATCACCGATGTTCCACCTGGAAACTATACGCTCCAGGTAACGCAAATGCAAAACGACCCATGAAATTTCTTATGGTCAGtgtttctacatttttcatcagGTGACCGTGAACCCCTATAAACTCGTCGAGGAGTCGGATTTCTCCAACAACGTGGCAAAGTGTGACATCCGCTACACGGGAAGCTACGTGCAAGCGACAAACTGCAGGATCGCAAAGTGAGTTGCCTTTTGTTTACttgagcaaaaatatttcgGAGATTCCAACATGAACTATTAAAAGACGAATTTCTTGTTTAACAGGAGCTGACCTGAGTGACAACACAATGGCACGTCCTTCTGCTGAAGTCgttctttaaaaatgttgcagtgaaattttaaattatttgtttttttctgaggATGTTTTCTATGGTGTacgaaaaaaaatcgaaaaaaaaaaatattggatgTATTAAgatgtgcctttttttttttaccctgacGTGTGTATTTATAAAAGTGCTTTTTAATGTATGAACTGTTCCTATGTATTGAATAAAGAATTTAACAGTGTGCCATTCTGCTATCCTCTTCCTTTTAACAAGTCCCAGCATAGCATATTTAAAATTCACCACAGATTGCGTAATCCCTAATTAAATGCCCATTTCATTGTTCACCTTTCAGCAATAATTTTCCACGCATGATAGATAACTTGTACCAATTTTTCCAATTGAGtatctgatcatttgaaaaaccacataatgtgatttttttctttagttttTATTCACCCAcataatgtaattttttttcttttgtttttattcgcTAATTTAGCAGGTTTTCCTATATTGCTTTGATTTACTCATGTTGTCAGTCCTGATTATTCGGCCAGAATTCTGCTTGCAGAAAAGCTGTGTGCCACCATACAATGATTACGGCAAAATAGTAAAAATTCTGTCATTACCCAAATACTTCTGGGCCTGAATGGACCCCGATTGAACTCCTTGTGGAAGGGTGAATCGGAAAAGACTGGGACacagcctcctcctcctctttttccccTCAAGCGACTATTTGCTGAGGGCAGGTCATCGTGTTGGGCCTGCGGGGCGTACGAGACGAACAGAGCTGCCCGTCAGCATTCTTCACCACCCCATATGGCAAGAGGGAGAGACATTTCACAGACAGAGCCGCAAGCCAAGAAGGAAGGCAGAATTGAAACATGTACGTCAGCACACTGTTCTTATCTTGACGTGTGCGAGAGGCTCGCAGTCAACAAGTGTCAGAGCCAACGGTGACGCAACAATCTTGGAAATCCTCACTGTACCTGAGGAGGGAAATTTGCTTGCAAAAGTAGATGCAGATGAAGTTAATGCAAAATGGGATGAATGAGATGTTGTTAAAGTTAATGCTGATAGCCGAAACCAGAAAATCATTGCTAAAGTCAAAATGAACTCTTTACAGAtgataaaaattgaaatgtgtgtgtttggaggcGGATATTAATATCAACTTGTACATGCGCCAAtaaacattcatttgaattaaCATGCAATGAAAACGGTTAATGGAATGGTTTTCTTGTCGTTCATGATTTGTTATTTAACAACTCACCACgatgaaaaaaatcttcatcttccgcacaaaaaaaagggaaaaattgcacacaaaaaaaaaaatcgggggaaaaagaaaaaatgcaaatatatttaaattcaaaattaCGGATGCCAAATTGCGAATACAGCCCTATACAAGGTGAGTAggcctaattttttttttggggggaggcaTTTGGAAGGATATGCAGAACAAACCTCAATGATATTAAAATTACAAGTGAGTTGATTTGTGTGaaaaaaatttacaaaattaATTCTTGCAATGTTGGTTCAGCAGTTTTGTGCCGCTCTTGAATGATAATTTCTATACATGATTagctggcaaccagtccagggAGATGACCCCAGTGAGAATAAGCGATATAGTCTTTAGAAGATGGATGGTTGGTCAGTCACGACTGTAAATTAAAAGTTTCCTTTCCCTGGTGCTGTTTACAACTATTTAAGTAGCTGAATGTGCTGACACATAACCACACAGACATGCTGACATTTGGTTCACATCCCCAAGTGTGTGCTCAAAGTCTGGGAAATGAGCGTCATTAGTGAAAGGCTCTATTGCTCCGTCTGAAAGAACTGCATGTATTTGCCCGAGCCAAATGGTTTGTTTGCAGTCGTGAGAAGAAGCTAGTGTGCAGCGAATGAACAAATATATTTCCCTGCCTACGACATCCTGCGAGAGGAAACCGTTCGCATGGACCACTTATTCATGTCAGTGGCCTGACATGTTGTTCCCTGTTTAAAATAGAACCTGTGCCCACTGACCTTGGTGTTTTCTCCAAAAAGCCTCTGTGTGAAAAA from the Syngnathus acus chromosome 4, fSynAcu1.2, whole genome shotgun sequence genome contains:
- the loxl5a gene encoding lysyl oxidase-like 5a → MKKFAFLLLCLLDVAVRLSNAQHRHPSRARLNPWKHRFEWENNGRVYSLLSTGTQYRAPAQSRGRTQVLLTTMNRGQLPPPSRRTSGDLGQVNAADADQNLIPRDQAWSPGSTVAFTNQEFSGGGPSSSSGATTQPSLDLTHRPQPSNPTPRPPMTNNHERAQNTQQRAEPEATEAPVILSRNVVEVHYTQQRTDPIRTNTTEPRRDPNGSQHRNSVFYNVYPPDQRNRVPARPLQPGPGHSTNFFHNGLPDLIPDPYYIQAASYIQRVQMFALHCAAEENCLSRSAYHPSVRDLDYRVLLRFPQRVKNQGTVDFLPKKPRHQWEWHSCHRHYHSMEAFSNYDLLDTSNGRKVAEGHKASFCLEDTSCERGVRRRFACTAHTQGLSPGCYDTYHANIDCQWIDITDVPPGNYTLQVTVNPYKLVEESDFSNNVAKCDIRYTGSYVQATNCRIAKS